One segment of Stomatobaculum sp. F0698 DNA contains the following:
- a CDS encoding bactofilin family protein — translation MFSSKSKAEPVIPVSANKIDTIIGEKTRVEGTLHTQDTTRIDGRIKGEAISDGYLIIGENGYVEGDIRSENMLIAGTVQGNIFVRERLEVTENGKIIGDITTKSLIIAEGASFAGKCTMTSLQKVQDGVQKEAEKHVEANRKEQKAPEAK, via the coding sequence ATGTTCAGTTCAAAGAGCAAGGCAGAACCGGTGATTCCTGTATCGGCCAATAAGATCGATACCATCATCGGCGAGAAGACGCGGGTCGAGGGGACGCTGCACACCCAGGACACAACGAGAATCGACGGCAGAATCAAAGGGGAAGCCATCTCCGACGGTTATTTGATCATCGGTGAGAACGGCTACGTGGAAGGCGATATTCGAAGCGAAAATATGTTGATTGCGGGCACCGTGCAGGGCAATATTTTTGTGCGGGAGCGCCTTGAGGTCACCGAGAACGGCAAGATCATCGGTGATATCACGACCAAGTCTCTGATTATCGCGGAGGGCGCATCCTTCGCCGGCAAGTGCACCATGACCTCGCTGCAGAAGGTTCAGGACGGTGTGCAGAAGGAGGCAGAGAAGCATGTGGAAGCGAACCGAAAAGAGCAAAAGGCCCCGGAAGCAAAGTAA
- the serC gene encoding 3-phosphoserine/phosphohydroxythreonine transaminase, which translates to MARVYNFSAGPAVLPEEVLREAAEEMLDYKGSGMSVMEMSHRSKMFQDILDTAEQDFRELLGVPENYKVLFIQGGGHVQFAMVPMNLMRNRKADYVVTGQWAKKAMQEAALYGDVRAVASSEDKVYSYIPDCEDLPIREDADYLYICKNNTIYGTAFHTLPNTKGKNLVADVSSCFLSEPEKITDYGILWGGVQKNVGPAGMAIAVVREDLIGDCLPGTPTMLRYDTYAAHGSLYNTPPCYNIYICGIVFRWIKELGGLTAMQKRNEKKAALLYDFLDQSKLFTNPVRREDRSVMNVTFVTGNEELDKKFVAEAKAAGLENLKGHRSVGGMRASLYNAMPIEGVQHLTDFMDAFEKKEA; encoded by the coding sequence ATGGCACGTGTATATAATTTCAGCGCCGGGCCGGCAGTGCTTCCGGAGGAAGTGCTGCGGGAAGCGGCGGAAGAGATGCTCGACTACAAGGGAAGCGGAATGTCGGTCATGGAAATGAGCCATCGCTCCAAAATGTTTCAGGACATTTTAGACACGGCGGAGCAGGACTTTCGAGAGCTCCTCGGGGTTCCGGAAAATTACAAGGTGCTCTTCATTCAGGGCGGCGGTCATGTGCAGTTTGCCATGGTCCCGATGAACCTCATGCGAAACCGCAAGGCGGATTATGTGGTGACCGGCCAGTGGGCCAAGAAGGCCATGCAGGAGGCAGCGCTCTACGGCGACGTGCGTGCGGTGGCTTCGAGCGAAGACAAGGTCTACAGCTATATCCCGGACTGCGAGGATCTTCCGATTCGGGAGGACGCGGATTATCTCTATATCTGCAAGAACAATACGATTTACGGCACGGCCTTTCATACCTTACCGAACACGAAGGGAAAGAACCTCGTCGCGGATGTCTCCTCCTGCTTCCTTTCGGAGCCCGAGAAGATTACGGACTACGGCATACTCTGGGGCGGCGTTCAGAAAAACGTGGGTCCCGCGGGCATGGCAATCGCCGTGGTGCGCGAGGACTTAATCGGAGACTGCCTGCCCGGAACGCCGACCATGTTGCGCTACGATACCTATGCGGCGCACGGCTCGCTCTACAACACCCCGCCCTGCTACAATATCTATATCTGCGGCATAGTGTTCCGCTGGATTAAAGAGCTCGGCGGGCTCACGGCCATGCAGAAGCGAAATGAGAAGAAGGCGGCACTGCTCTACGATTTCCTCGATCAATCGAAGCTTTTCACGAATCCGGTGCGGCGCGAAGACCGCTCGGTCATGAATGTGACCTTTGTGACCGGAAACGAGGAGCTGGATAAAAAGTTTGTCGCGGAGGCAAAGGCCGCGGGACTTGAAAATCTGAAGGGACACCGCTCGGTCGGCGGTATGCGCGCAAGCCTTTATAACGCAATGCCGATCGAGGGTGTGCAGCACCTCACGGACTTCATGGATGCGTTTGAGAAGAAGGAGGCCTGA
- the leuB gene encoding 3-isopropylmalate dehydrogenase, which produces MEKKIVLIPGDGIGPEIVGEAKAVLAHVAEKFGHVFHFTEIAMGGCSIDRYGEPLTDENLQKAKESDAVLLGAVGGNAETSPWYKLAPSLRPEAGLLKIRKELGLFANLRPAFLYPELAAACPLKPEQLANGFDLVIVRELTGGLYFGERRTEVVDGVETAVDTLVYTEPEIRRIAVKAFEAAAKRRKSLISVDKANVLDTSRLWRRVMEEVGKDYPDVKLSHMLVDNAAMQLVYNPGQFDVIVTENTFGDILSDEASMVTGSIGMLPSASLNETKLGLYEPSHGSAPDIAGQDKANPLATILSAAMLLRYSFDMETEARAVETAVAAVLRDGYRTPDIYTEGTKKVGTREMGALVRARI; this is translated from the coding sequence GTGGAGAAGAAAATTGTTTTGATTCCGGGCGACGGTATCGGACCGGAGATTGTGGGAGAGGCAAAGGCAGTGCTCGCGCATGTCGCCGAGAAGTTCGGACATGTGTTTCACTTTACGGAGATTGCAATGGGCGGTTGCTCGATTGACCGCTACGGCGAGCCGCTGACCGATGAGAACTTGCAAAAGGCAAAGGAGAGCGATGCTGTGCTGCTCGGTGCCGTGGGAGGAAACGCTGAGACGTCTCCCTGGTACAAGCTGGCACCTTCACTGCGCCCGGAGGCAGGTCTTTTGAAGATTCGGAAGGAGCTCGGTCTCTTTGCGAATTTGCGCCCCGCGTTTCTTTACCCGGAGCTTGCGGCGGCCTGCCCCTTAAAGCCGGAGCAGCTTGCGAACGGCTTTGACCTTGTGATTGTAAGAGAACTCACCGGCGGTCTCTATTTCGGCGAGCGCCGCACGGAAGTCGTGGACGGCGTCGAGACTGCGGTCGATACCCTGGTCTACACGGAACCGGAGATTCGGCGCATTGCCGTCAAGGCCTTCGAGGCCGCGGCAAAGCGCAGAAAGTCCCTGATCAGTGTGGACAAGGCAAACGTCCTCGATACCTCGCGCCTCTGGCGCCGGGTCATGGAGGAAGTCGGCAAGGACTATCCGGACGTGAAGCTCTCGCACATGCTGGTCGACAACGCTGCCATGCAGCTGGTCTACAATCCGGGACAGTTTGATGTCATCGTGACCGAGAACACGTTTGGCGACATTCTGTCGGATGAGGCGAGCATGGTGACGGGCTCCATCGGCATGTTGCCGAGCGCGAGCCTGAACGAGACGAAGCTCGGACTCTATGAGCCGAGCCACGGTTCCGCGCCGGATATTGCGGGACAGGACAAGGCGAATCCGCTTGCGACCATACTCTCGGCGGCTATGCTGCTTCGCTACTCCTTCGATATGGAGACTGAGGCGCGCGCGGTGGAGACTGCGGTGGCAGCCGTATTGCGGGACGGTTACCGCACGCCGGATATTTACACCGAGGGCACGAAAAAGGTCGGCACCCGAGAGATGGGCGCGCTGGTCAGGGCCCGCATCTGA
- the ilvB gene encoding biosynthetic-type acetolactate synthase large subunit, with the protein MTKLSGAEIVIACLKEQGVDTVFGYPGGAILNIYDALYKHSDEIHHVLTSHEQGAAHAADGYARASGKVGVCLATSGPGATNLVTGIASAYMDSSPVVAITCNVANPILGKDSFQEIDIAGISMPITKYNFIVKDVRELAGVLRRAFRIARSGRPGPVLVDITKDVTAAETEYEPKNIAVASMQELPAAEKLTEAVSLLRAAKKPCIMAGGGAILSEAAPALKRFAHKLDAPVCCTLMGQGAFDQNDTLYTGMVGMHGTKTSNYTVSDCDLLVVVGARFSDRVAGSPKQFAAKAKILQIDVDEAEVNKNIHVAAALIGDAGQILSCLAESLEQQHHREWLAEIQRRKEQFPLQVGEGLTGPRVIRELDALTPDDAIIVTEVGQHQMWAAQHYSYRNPRTFLTSGGLGTMGFGLGAAIGAQSAMPDRVVVNVAGDGCFRMNMNELATVAREGLPLIELIVNNHALGMVRQWQTLFYEKRYSSTVLRDHVDYCKIAEAMGIRAYCVTSVEELRATLSEAVASRKPAVLDVRIDSDEKVFPMCPPGADLKEVFDETDL; encoded by the coding sequence ATGACTAAGCTGAGCGGCGCGGAAATTGTAATCGCCTGCCTCAAGGAACAGGGCGTTGACACGGTCTTCGGTTATCCGGGCGGTGCGATTTTGAATATTTATGATGCACTCTATAAGCACAGCGATGAGATTCACCATGTGCTGACCAGCCATGAGCAGGGCGCTGCGCACGCGGCCGACGGCTATGCGCGCGCAAGCGGCAAGGTCGGCGTGTGCCTTGCGACCAGCGGCCCCGGCGCGACGAACTTAGTCACCGGCATTGCGAGCGCCTATATGGACTCTTCGCCCGTGGTCGCCATCACCTGCAATGTGGCCAATCCGATTCTCGGAAAAGACTCGTTTCAGGAGATTGATATTGCCGGCATCAGCATGCCGATTACCAAGTACAACTTTATCGTGAAGGACGTTCGGGAACTCGCGGGTGTATTGCGCCGCGCCTTTCGGATTGCGCGGAGCGGCCGTCCGGGCCCGGTGCTGGTAGACATCACGAAGGATGTGACGGCGGCGGAGACCGAGTACGAGCCGAAGAACATCGCGGTCGCCTCTATGCAAGAACTTCCGGCGGCGGAGAAACTCACGGAGGCGGTTTCGCTGCTCCGTGCGGCAAAGAAGCCCTGCATCATGGCGGGCGGCGGCGCGATTTTATCGGAGGCCGCGCCCGCACTGAAGCGCTTTGCCCATAAGCTCGACGCACCGGTCTGCTGCACCCTGATGGGGCAGGGGGCCTTTGACCAGAACGACACGCTCTACACGGGCATGGTCGGCATGCACGGCACCAAGACTTCGAACTACACGGTCTCGGACTGCGATTTGCTCGTGGTGGTCGGCGCGCGCTTTTCCGACCGCGTCGCGGGAAGCCCGAAGCAGTTTGCGGCAAAGGCGAAAATCTTGCAGATTGACGTTGACGAGGCGGAGGTCAATAAGAACATCCATGTCGCGGCGGCCTTAATCGGCGATGCGGGACAGATTCTTTCCTGCCTCGCGGAGAGCCTGGAGCAGCAGCACCACCGGGAGTGGCTCGCCGAGATTCAGCGGCGCAAGGAGCAGTTCCCCCTGCAGGTCGGCGAGGGCTTAACGGGGCCGCGCGTCATCCGGGAGCTCGATGCGCTCACGCCGGACGATGCGATCATCGTGACCGAGGTCGGTCAGCACCAGATGTGGGCGGCACAGCACTACAGTTACCGGAATCCGAGAACCTTTTTGACAAGCGGCGGCCTCGGAACCATGGGCTTCGGCCTCGGTGCGGCCATCGGCGCACAGAGCGCCATGCCGGATCGCGTGGTCGTGAATGTCGCGGGAGACGGCTGTTTCCGCATGAATATGAACGAGCTCGCGACGGTGGCCCGCGAAGGACTTCCGCTGATCGAACTGATTGTGAATAACCATGCGCTCGGCATGGTGCGTCAGTGGCAGACTCTGTTCTATGAAAAGCGCTACTCGTCGACCGTGCTTCGGGATCATGTGGATTACTGTAAGATTGCCGAGGCCATGGGCATTCGGGCCTACTGTGTGACGAGCGTGGAAGAACTCCGCGCCACGCTTTCGGAGGCGGTCGCAAGCCGCAAACCGGCGGTGTTGGATGTTCGTATCGATTCCGACGAGAAGGTATTCCCGATGTGCCCGCCCGGTGCGGACTTAAAGGAAGTCTTCGACGAGACGGATTTATAA
- the ilvD gene encoding dihydroxy-acid dehydratase: protein MLSDHVKAGMQQAPHRSLFNALGFTQEEMKKPLIGIISSYNEIVPGHMNLDKIVDAVKLGVAEAGGMPVVVPAIAVCDGIAMGHTGMKYSLVTRDLIADSTECLARAHQFDAMVCVPNCDKNVPGLLMAAARVNIPTIFVSGGPMLAGRVKGEKRSLSSMFEAVGAYAAGKMTIEDVSEFEEKVCPTCGSCSGMYTANSLNCLTEVLGMGLRGNGTIPAVYSERIRLAKHAGNQIMELYRNDIRPRDIMTEKAFMNALTVDMALGCSTNTMLHLPAIAHEAKVKLDVNIANEVSARTPNLCHLAPAGHTYMEDLNEAGGVYAVLKELSKKDLINLDCLTATGKTVGENIENAWNLDKEVIRPIENPYSETGGIAILRGNIAPESCVVKRSAVAPEMLKHSGPARVFDCEDDAIAAIKGGKIVPGDVVVIRYEGPKGGPGMREMLNPTSAIVGMGLGSTVALITDGRFSGASRGASIGHVAPEAAVGGPIALIEEGDIIDIDIDAHSLNARVSEEEFAERKKNWKPRVNEVDGYLVRYRELVTGAPQGAVLSVEGWKHD from the coding sequence ATGTTAAGCGATCACGTGAAAGCGGGGATGCAGCAGGCACCCCACCGCTCTTTGTTTAATGCACTCGGCTTTACCCAGGAGGAGATGAAGAAGCCGCTCATCGGTATCATCTCGTCCTACAACGAAATTGTCCCGGGCCACATGAACCTCGACAAGATTGTCGATGCCGTGAAGCTCGGCGTCGCAGAGGCGGGCGGCATGCCTGTCGTGGTGCCGGCCATTGCGGTCTGCGACGGCATTGCGATGGGACACACGGGCATGAAGTACTCCCTGGTTACAAGAGACCTGATTGCGGATTCGACCGAGTGTCTCGCGAGAGCGCATCAGTTTGATGCGATGGTCTGCGTCCCGAACTGCGATAAGAACGTGCCGGGTCTCCTCATGGCGGCGGCGCGCGTCAACATCCCGACCATCTTTGTGAGCGGAGGCCCCATGCTTGCGGGTCGCGTGAAGGGCGAGAAGCGCTCGCTCTCCAGCATGTTTGAGGCGGTCGGCGCTTACGCGGCCGGCAAGATGACCATAGAAGATGTCTCCGAGTTCGAGGAGAAGGTCTGCCCGACCTGCGGCAGCTGCTCCGGTATGTACACGGCGAACTCGCTGAACTGTCTCACCGAGGTGCTCGGCATGGGACTTCGCGGCAACGGAACGATTCCGGCGGTCTACTCGGAGCGCATTCGCCTCGCGAAGCACGCCGGCAACCAGATTATGGAGCTCTACCGGAATGATATCCGCCCGCGCGACATCATGACCGAGAAGGCATTTATGAATGCGCTGACCGTGGATATGGCGCTCGGCTGCTCGACCAATACCATGCTCCACCTCCCGGCGATTGCGCACGAGGCGAAGGTGAAGCTGGATGTGAACATTGCGAACGAGGTTTCCGCGCGCACCCCGAATCTCTGCCACCTTGCGCCGGCGGGTCACACCTATATGGAAGATCTGAACGAGGCGGGCGGTGTCTACGCCGTGCTGAAGGAACTCTCGAAGAAGGACCTCATCAACCTCGACTGCCTGACCGCGACCGGCAAGACCGTCGGCGAGAACATCGAGAATGCATGGAACCTCGACAAGGAAGTCATTCGCCCGATCGAGAATCCCTATTCCGAGACAGGCGGTATCGCGATTCTCCGCGGCAACATTGCGCCGGAGTCCTGCGTCGTGAAGCGCAGCGCGGTGGCACCGGAAATGTTAAAGCACAGCGGCCCCGCGCGCGTCTTTGACTGCGAGGACGATGCGATTGCGGCCATCAAGGGCGGCAAGATAGTCCCGGGCGATGTCGTCGTGATTCGTTACGAAGGACCGAAGGGCGGCCCCGGCATGCGCGAAATGCTGAATCCGACCTCGGCGATTGTCGGCATGGGTCTCGGCTCCACCGTGGCGCTCATCACGGACGGACGCTTCTCCGGCGCGAGCCGCGGCGCTTCGATCGGCCATGTGGCACCGGAGGCGGCGGTCGGCGGTCCGATTGCGCTGATAGAAGAGGGCGATATCATCGACATCGACATCGATGCGCACTCCCTGAACGCGCGTGTCTCCGAGGAGGAGTTCGCGGAGAGAAAGAAGAACTGGAAGCCGCGCGTCAATGAGGTGGACGGCTACCTGGTTCGCTACCGCGAGCTGGTGACCGGCGCGCCGCAGGGTGCGGTGCTCTCGGTGGAAGGCTGGAAGCATGACTAA
- a CDS encoding DUF1015 domain-containing protein produces MAEVKAFCALRPNEKQAAEVAALPYDVYTREEARAAVQGHPLSFLNIDRPETQFPEDCDMYAQEVYEKARDMLREQTAAGVYVREEKPVYFFYELSVESGVLAPLLKGHSQTGVVACSSVDDYLNQVVRKHENTREEKERDRIRHVDIVDAQTGPIFLTYRGTEALKACEARAKEQAPIYDFVGDDGIRHRVWRVADEAEVAAVTEGFRAVPTTYIADGHHRAASAVKVALKRREEHPDYTGKEEFNYFLSVLFPEEELRILPYNRVVDDLNGESPADLLLALDQVFTIRDCGETVPTPEMRGELGMYLDGHWYALGVREELRSEDPVEGLDVSFLQDEVLSPLLGIEDPRTSERIRFIGGIRGSEELKRLVDQNGGVAFLMYPTQMEELLSVADAGLLMPPKSTWFEPKLRSGLFIHSL; encoded by the coding sequence ATGGCAGAGGTCAAGGCGTTTTGCGCCCTTCGTCCGAATGAGAAGCAGGCGGCGGAGGTTGCGGCCCTCCCCTACGATGTCTACACGAGAGAGGAGGCGAGAGCTGCGGTGCAGGGACACCCGCTCTCCTTCCTGAACATTGACCGTCCGGAGACCCAGTTTCCGGAGGACTGCGACATGTACGCGCAGGAGGTCTATGAGAAGGCGCGGGATATGCTGCGTGAGCAGACGGCGGCGGGCGTCTATGTGAGAGAGGAGAAGCCGGTCTACTTCTTCTACGAGCTGAGCGTCGAGAGCGGCGTGCTTGCGCCTCTCTTAAAGGGACACAGCCAGACCGGTGTGGTTGCCTGCTCTTCCGTGGACGACTATCTGAATCAGGTGGTGCGGAAGCACGAGAACACGAGAGAGGAAAAAGAGCGGGATCGCATACGGCACGTGGATATCGTGGATGCGCAGACGGGCCCGATTTTCTTAACCTACCGCGGCACCGAGGCCTTAAAGGCCTGCGAGGCGCGCGCCAAGGAGCAGGCGCCGATTTATGATTTTGTGGGAGATGACGGCATACGCCACCGCGTGTGGCGCGTTGCGGACGAGGCAGAGGTTGCGGCTGTCACCGAGGGCTTCCGGGCGGTTCCGACCACCTACATTGCGGACGGTCATCACCGTGCGGCTTCTGCGGTCAAGGTTGCGCTGAAGCGGAGAGAGGAGCATCCGGATTACACGGGCAAGGAAGAGTTTAACTACTTCCTCTCGGTGCTGTTCCCGGAGGAAGAACTTCGCATACTCCCCTATAACCGTGTGGTCGATGATTTGAACGGCGAGAGCCCGGCAGACCTTCTGCTCGCGCTCGACCAGGTCTTTACGATACGCGACTGCGGCGAGACGGTGCCGACACCCGAAATGAGAGGCGAGCTCGGCATGTACTTAGACGGTCACTGGTATGCCCTCGGCGTGCGCGAGGAACTTCGCTCGGAGGATCCGGTCGAGGGACTCGATGTCTCCTTCCTGCAGGATGAGGTGCTTTCCCCGCTCCTTGGAATCGAGGATCCCAGAACTTCGGAACGCATCCGCTTTATCGGCGGAATCCGCGGCAGCGAAGAGCTGAAGCGCTTGGTCGACCAAAACGGCGGTGTTGCCTTCCTCATGTATCCGACGCAGATGGAAGAACTGCTCTCGGTTGCGGATGCGGGTCTACTGATGCCCCCGAAGTCCACTTGGTTTGAGCCGAAGCTCCGCAGCGGACTCTTTATTCACAGCTTATGA
- a CDS encoding phosphoglycerate dehydrogenase: MFRIHCKNAISEEGLQSLLPNFTLTEAEEEAEGILVRSADMHEEKLGAATLAVARAGAGVNNIPLERFAEEGVVVFNTPGANANSVKELVICEMLLAARNVIPAVHWVAAHKDAPDIAKEAEKGKKQFVGTEICGKKLGVIGLGAIGAEVANAAVALGMEVYGYDPYLSVNGAWRISKEARHATSLEELCKQCDYITIHVPLTDKNPGMIGEKEIAAMKEGVVFLNFSRDKLVDERAMEAALTSGKVRLYVTDFANPLSVKLENAIVTPHLGASTEEAEDHCAVMAVKELMDYLDNGNIRNSVNYPDCDMGVPTSAQRIALLHRNVPNMIGQISAELAKRNINIDKMTNKSRGAYAYTLMDLESCLPAEDEAALRAIPGVIRFRAVTGG, translated from the coding sequence ATGTTTCGGATTCACTGCAAAAATGCGATTTCGGAGGAGGGCTTACAGAGCCTGCTCCCGAACTTTACGCTGACGGAGGCAGAGGAAGAGGCAGAGGGCATCTTGGTGCGCTCCGCGGACATGCACGAGGAGAAACTCGGTGCGGCGACTCTGGCCGTGGCGCGGGCGGGCGCGGGTGTCAACAACATCCCCCTGGAGCGCTTTGCCGAGGAGGGCGTGGTGGTCTTTAATACGCCCGGCGCAAACGCAAACAGCGTGAAGGAACTTGTGATCTGCGAGATGCTGCTTGCCGCGCGAAACGTAATTCCGGCTGTGCACTGGGTTGCGGCGCATAAGGATGCACCCGATATCGCGAAGGAAGCCGAGAAGGGCAAGAAGCAGTTTGTCGGAACGGAAATTTGCGGCAAGAAGCTCGGTGTCATCGGCCTCGGCGCCATCGGCGCGGAAGTCGCGAATGCGGCGGTCGCGCTCGGCATGGAGGTTTACGGCTACGATCCCTACCTCTCGGTGAACGGCGCCTGGAGAATCAGCAAGGAGGCGCGCCATGCGACCTCGCTCGAGGAACTCTGCAAGCAGTGCGACTACATTACCATTCATGTCCCGCTGACCGACAAGAACCCGGGCATGATAGGCGAAAAAGAGATTGCGGCCATGAAAGAAGGCGTGGTCTTCTTAAACTTTTCGCGCGACAAGCTGGTCGACGAGCGCGCCATGGAGGCGGCGCTCACGAGCGGCAAGGTGAGACTCTATGTGACCGACTTTGCGAATCCGCTCTCCGTGAAACTGGAGAACGCTATCGTGACACCGCATCTCGGCGCCTCAACCGAAGAGGCCGAGGATCACTGTGCGGTCATGGCGGTTAAGGAGCTCATGGATTATCTGGACAACGGCAACATCCGCAATTCCGTGAACTATCCGGACTGCGACATGGGGGTTCCGACGAGCGCACAGCGCATTGCCCTGCTCCACAGAAATGTGCCGAATATGATAGGTCAGATCAGTGCGGAACTCGCAAAGCGAAACATCAACATCGACAAAATGACAAATAAGAGTCGCGGCGCGTATGCGTACACCCTCATGGACCTCGAGAGCTGCCTGCCGGCAGAGGATGAGGCGGCCCTCAGAGCCATTCCGGGTGTGATACGCTTCCGCGCAGTGACAGGAGGCTGA
- a CDS encoding NlpC/P60 family protein produces MWKRTEKSKRPRKQSKKETGFTLLLLSNSEKKPVQFQLPPLFFKGMLTVVLLLLGLTGYGLISAALLKPVARQKAALEQEIALLKVEQDKIRSENQNLKAYTEQQDKEMQNLQEVSDEIKSNIENLQGRDSEIRGKLGLSENPPASSGNASQPGQTPVGTAQSTAELQPLALGDAGEGEEYNKLDGSAAEVILQRESSVQLSVMMGARQRGNTMQLAAELQRAQALVSLTSENYDEYEGVVASQEFQAQQRAERAQQRRQTVIGYALSFLGGRYVYGGENPYSGTDCSGFTRYILSHAGGVYINRTAAEQAQQGREVSIEEAKPGDLIFYSNGSRVNHVAMYIGDGRVVHASNERNGIMVSRWNYRTPVHIRNILGE; encoded by the coding sequence ATGTGGAAGCGAACCGAAAAGAGCAAAAGGCCCCGGAAGCAAAGTAAGAAAGAGACGGGGTTTACCCTGCTTCTGCTCTCAAACAGCGAGAAGAAGCCGGTGCAGTTTCAACTGCCGCCTCTCTTTTTTAAGGGGATGCTCACGGTGGTTCTTCTCTTGCTCGGTCTCACCGGCTACGGCCTGATTTCGGCGGCTCTCTTAAAGCCGGTTGCGCGCCAGAAAGCAGCGCTCGAGCAGGAAATTGCGCTCTTAAAAGTGGAGCAGGACAAGATACGCTCGGAAAATCAAAATCTGAAAGCCTACACCGAACAACAGGACAAGGAGATGCAAAATCTCCAGGAAGTCTCGGACGAAATCAAGAGTAACATCGAAAATTTGCAGGGACGAGACAGCGAAATTCGCGGAAAGTTGGGACTCTCCGAGAACCCGCCGGCCTCTTCGGGCAATGCAAGTCAGCCGGGGCAGACCCCGGTCGGCACGGCGCAGAGCACGGCGGAGTTACAGCCGCTTGCGCTCGGCGACGCGGGCGAGGGAGAAGAGTACAACAAGCTGGACGGGAGCGCGGCCGAAGTCATTTTGCAGCGGGAGAGCAGTGTGCAGCTCTCCGTCATGATGGGCGCACGGCAGCGCGGCAATACCATGCAGCTCGCGGCGGAGTTACAGCGGGCACAGGCCTTGGTATCTCTCACTTCGGAGAATTACGACGAGTATGAGGGTGTGGTTGCCTCACAGGAATTCCAGGCGCAGCAACGGGCCGAGCGGGCGCAGCAGCGGCGGCAGACCGTCATCGGTTACGCGCTCTCCTTTCTCGGCGGTCGCTATGTCTACGGCGGGGAAAATCCCTACTCGGGAACGGATTGCTCGGGCTTTACACGCTATATCCTAAGCCATGCGGGCGGCGTGTACATCAACCGCACGGCGGCGGAACAGGCGCAGCAGGGCAGAGAGGTCTCGATTGAAGAGGCAAAGCCCGGCGATTTGATTTTCTACAGCAACGGCAGTCGTGTGAACCATGTCGCCATGTACATCGGCGACGGCAGAGTGGTGCATGCCTCCAACGAGAGAAACGGCATCATGGTTTCGCGCTGGAATTACCGGACACCGGTACACATCCGAAATATTCTCGGCGAATAA
- a CDS encoding DUF1700 domain-containing protein — translation MSKQQFLDELAARLREEGAELLVAENLNFYRSYIEEEVAKGRSEEEVLAELGNPALIARSILDAAGFQVDGMPDRNPEGDLGAAASQHYREQSETSREESDIHIKVQRFNSWLLGLLFLLFALLLILAIAGLIIWAAPVIFALLVFRFVYQALSELFRR, via the coding sequence ATGAGCAAGCAGCAGTTTTTGGACGAGCTCGCAGCGCGCCTCCGGGAGGAGGGCGCCGAGCTTCTGGTCGCGGAAAATCTGAATTTTTATCGCAGTTACATCGAGGAAGAGGTTGCAAAGGGGCGGAGCGAAGAAGAAGTGCTCGCGGAGCTCGGCAACCCGGCGCTGATTGCGCGATCCATACTGGATGCCGCGGGCTTTCAGGTGGACGGCATGCCGGACCGGAATCCCGAGGGGGATCTCGGCGCGGCTGCCTCGCAGCATTACCGGGAACAGAGTGAAACCTCGCGGGAAGAGAGTGATATTCATATCAAAGTGCAGCGTTTCAATTCATGGCTGCTCGGCCTCTTATTCCTGCTGTTCGCGCTTCTTCTGATACTCGCGATAGCGGGCTTGATTATTTGGGCGGCGCCCGTCATCTTTGCGCTGCTGGTATTCCGTTTTGTGTATCAGGCGCTGAGCGAGTTGTTTCGGCGCTAA